The following proteins come from a genomic window of Salvia hispanica cultivar TCC Black 2014 chromosome 4, UniMelb_Shisp_WGS_1.0, whole genome shotgun sequence:
- the LOC125222364 gene encoding uncharacterized protein LOC125222364 — MSALSNSVVISERPLLHLSSGSSLKSADGLGSSKLSFSVNSTRKPSSLSKALTVKASYSDDGRSSNGSAFISGFVLGGLIVGTLGCIYAPKISKALIGTEKNELMKKLPKFLYDEEKALEKQRKKLSEKIEQLNSAIDNVSTQLRTEEPPTEEEALSVEDDIEALV, encoded by the exons ATGTCAGCTCTCTCCAATTCTGTTGTGATTTCGGAACGCCCTCTTCTCCATCTCTCGTCCG GTTCGTCTCTTAAATCAGCAGATGGATTAGGGTCCTCCAAGTTGTCCTTCAGCGTAAACAGCACTAGAAAACCGAGCAGCCTGAGTAAAGCACTCACAGTCAAAGCCAGTTACAG TGACGATGGAAGATCAAGCAACGGAAGTGCCTTTATTAGCGGATTTGTTCTAGGGGGATTGATCGTTGGAACACTTGGTTGCATCTACGCACCTAAG ATCAGCAAGGCTTTAATTGGCACTGAGAAGAATGAATTGATGAAAAAACTGCCCAAATTCCTCTACGATGAAGAGAAGGCTTTGGAG AAACAACGGAAGAAACTGTCTGAGAAGATCGAACAACTCAACTCAGCTATAGATAACGTGTCGACTCAATTGAGGACAGAAGAACCCCCTACTGAGGAGGAAGCTTTGAGTGTAGAGGATGACATAGAGGCTCTCGTTTAA
- the LOC125222363 gene encoding glyceraldehyde-3-phosphate dehydrogenase B, chloroplastic isoform X2: protein MASHAALASSRIPTSTRLPSKTAHSFPAQCFSKLEVAEFSGLRSSGCVTFSKNARETSFFDVVAAQLTPTVAGSTPVKGETVAKLKVAINGFGRIGRNFLRCWHGRKDSPLEVVVVNDSGGVKNASHLLKYDSMLGTFKADVKIVDNETISVDGKPIKVVANRDPLKLPWAELGIDIVIEGTGVFVDGPGAGKHIQAGAKKVIITAPAKGADIPTYVVGVNEQDYSHEVANIISNASCTTNCLAPFVKILDEEFGIVKGTMTTTHSYTGDQRLLDASHRDLRRARAAALNIVPTSTGAAKAVSLVLPQLKGKLNGIALRVPTPNVSVVDLVVNTAKKGMSAEDVNAAFRKAAEGPLAGVLDVCDVPLVSVDFRCSDVSSTIDSSLTMVMGDDMVKVVAWYDNEWGYSQRVVDLAHLVAAKWPGDSTQGSGDPLEDYCKTNPAEEECKVYEA from the exons ATGGCTTCCCATGCAGCATTGGCATCTTCAAGAATCCCGACGAGCACGAGGCTTCCTTCGAAAACTGCTCATTCTTTCCCTGCTCAATGCTTCTCTAAG CTCGAAGTGGCAGAATTCTCCGGCCTTAGGTCGAGTGGATGTGTGACTTTTTCCAAGAATGCTAGGGAGACTTCATTCTTCGATGTGGTGGCTGCACAACTCACTCCAACG GTGGCAGGATCCACACCCGTTAAGGGAGAGACCGTTGCCAAATTGAAGGTCGCGATAAATGGTTTTGGGCGCATTGGGAGGAACTTCCTCCGCTGCTGGCATGGCCGGAAGGACTCACCACTCGAGGTGGTGGTTGTGAACGACAGTGGCGGTGTCAAGAAC GCTTCCCACTTGCTGAAGTACGACTCCATGCTCGGCACCTTCAAGGCAGATGTCAAGATAGTAGACAACGAGACCATCAGCGTAGACGGGAAGCCCATCAAAGTCGTTGCCAACAGGGACCCTCTCAAGCTTCCTTGGGCTGAACTTGGCATTGACATTGTCATTGAG GGGACCGGTGTTTTTGTGGATGGTCCGGGAGCTGGCAAGCACATCCAAGCCGGAGCCAAGAAGGTTATCATCACTGCTCCTGCTAAAGGGGCCGATATTCCAACCTACGTCGTTGGTGTGAACGAACAAGACTACTCTCATGAAGTCGCTAACATTATAAG CAATGCTTCCTGCACTACCAACTGTTTGGCTCCTTTTGTGAAGATATTGGATGAAGAATTTG GCATTGTAAAGGGAACTATGACAACTACACACTCTTACACTGGTGATCAG AGGCTTCTAGATGCTTCGCACCGTGACTTGAGGAGGGCGAGAGCCGCAGCGTTGAACATCGTGCCGACAAGCACAGGCGCGGCCAAGGCCGTGTCCCTTGTCCTGCCTCAGCTGAAGGGCAAGCTGAACGGCATTGCCCTCCGCGTGCCGACGCCTAACGTCTCGGTTGTGGACCTCGTCGTGAACACCGCGAAGAAGGGGATGTCGGCGGAGGACGTGAACGCCGCATTCAGGAAGGCGGCCGAGGGGCCGTTGGCGGGCGTGCTGGACGTATGCGACGTCCCTCTCGTCTCCGTGGACTTCCGGTGCAGCGATGTCTCGTCGACCATCGACTCGTCGCTGACCATGGTGATGGGGGACGACATGGTGAAGGTTGTCGCGTGGTACGACAACGAGTGGGGTTACAG CCAACGAGTGGTCGATTTGGCGCATCTGGTGGCGGCGAAATGGCCCGGGGATTCGACACAAGGGAGCGGTGATCCATTGGAGGACTACTGCAAGACCAACCCTGCAGAGGAGGAATGCAAGGTCTATGAAGCTTAG
- the LOC125222363 gene encoding glyceraldehyde-3-phosphate dehydrogenase B, chloroplastic isoform X1: MASHAALASSRIPTSTRLPSKTAHSFPAQCFSKKLEVAEFSGLRSSGCVTFSKNARETSFFDVVAAQLTPTVAGSTPVKGETVAKLKVAINGFGRIGRNFLRCWHGRKDSPLEVVVVNDSGGVKNASHLLKYDSMLGTFKADVKIVDNETISVDGKPIKVVANRDPLKLPWAELGIDIVIEGTGVFVDGPGAGKHIQAGAKKVIITAPAKGADIPTYVVGVNEQDYSHEVANIISNASCTTNCLAPFVKILDEEFGIVKGTMTTTHSYTGDQRLLDASHRDLRRARAAALNIVPTSTGAAKAVSLVLPQLKGKLNGIALRVPTPNVSVVDLVVNTAKKGMSAEDVNAAFRKAAEGPLAGVLDVCDVPLVSVDFRCSDVSSTIDSSLTMVMGDDMVKVVAWYDNEWGYSQRVVDLAHLVAAKWPGDSTQGSGDPLEDYCKTNPAEEECKVYEA; the protein is encoded by the exons ATGGCTTCCCATGCAGCATTGGCATCTTCAAGAATCCCGACGAGCACGAGGCTTCCTTCGAAAACTGCTCATTCTTTCCCTGCTCAATGCTTCTCTAAG AAGCTCGAAGTGGCAGAATTCTCCGGCCTTAGGTCGAGTGGATGTGTGACTTTTTCCAAGAATGCTAGGGAGACTTCATTCTTCGATGTGGTGGCTGCACAACTCACTCCAACG GTGGCAGGATCCACACCCGTTAAGGGAGAGACCGTTGCCAAATTGAAGGTCGCGATAAATGGTTTTGGGCGCATTGGGAGGAACTTCCTCCGCTGCTGGCATGGCCGGAAGGACTCACCACTCGAGGTGGTGGTTGTGAACGACAGTGGCGGTGTCAAGAAC GCTTCCCACTTGCTGAAGTACGACTCCATGCTCGGCACCTTCAAGGCAGATGTCAAGATAGTAGACAACGAGACCATCAGCGTAGACGGGAAGCCCATCAAAGTCGTTGCCAACAGGGACCCTCTCAAGCTTCCTTGGGCTGAACTTGGCATTGACATTGTCATTGAG GGGACCGGTGTTTTTGTGGATGGTCCGGGAGCTGGCAAGCACATCCAAGCCGGAGCCAAGAAGGTTATCATCACTGCTCCTGCTAAAGGGGCCGATATTCCAACCTACGTCGTTGGTGTGAACGAACAAGACTACTCTCATGAAGTCGCTAACATTATAAG CAATGCTTCCTGCACTACCAACTGTTTGGCTCCTTTTGTGAAGATATTGGATGAAGAATTTG GCATTGTAAAGGGAACTATGACAACTACACACTCTTACACTGGTGATCAG AGGCTTCTAGATGCTTCGCACCGTGACTTGAGGAGGGCGAGAGCCGCAGCGTTGAACATCGTGCCGACAAGCACAGGCGCGGCCAAGGCCGTGTCCCTTGTCCTGCCTCAGCTGAAGGGCAAGCTGAACGGCATTGCCCTCCGCGTGCCGACGCCTAACGTCTCGGTTGTGGACCTCGTCGTGAACACCGCGAAGAAGGGGATGTCGGCGGAGGACGTGAACGCCGCATTCAGGAAGGCGGCCGAGGGGCCGTTGGCGGGCGTGCTGGACGTATGCGACGTCCCTCTCGTCTCCGTGGACTTCCGGTGCAGCGATGTCTCGTCGACCATCGACTCGTCGCTGACCATGGTGATGGGGGACGACATGGTGAAGGTTGTCGCGTGGTACGACAACGAGTGGGGTTACAG CCAACGAGTGGTCGATTTGGCGCATCTGGTGGCGGCGAAATGGCCCGGGGATTCGACACAAGGGAGCGGTGATCCATTGGAGGACTACTGCAAGACCAACCCTGCAGAGGAGGAATGCAAGGTCTATGAAGCTTAG